In the genome of Dyadobacter fermentans DSM 18053, the window TGTATTGTTGCCTGCTATTCGTCATCCTCGCGCTCGGGACATTTGGATTGGTATTCTTCGGTGCGCGGTACAAAGGCGCTGAAAACCTGCTGGTGACGCGCAACATTTCGGATACCAATGTAACGATGGCCTATTTTATCCTGGTATGGCCCTTTGCTGTTCGCTATGCCAGCCGGATGAAGCTTCCGCTGCTGGCAACCTCGCTGCTGGTAATGCTCTTCGCCGGTGTGGTGGTACTGTCATTTTCGCGGGGTGCAGTGCTCATCGTCGGGCCTTATGTGGCTGGTACGCTATTCATAATGGGCAGGTTCAGACACCTGCTCTGGTTCACGACTTCGGGAATTGCCTTATACCTCGGCTCCGACCATTTGACCCGCCTTCTCGACGTCGATCTGGCCTATTCCTGGCAACTTCGCTTCGCGGATTTCCCGGTGACGAAGCCTGGAATGGACGGTTTGCATGCAATCAGCGGCCGGGCGGAGATTCGGAAGCTTGCCTATTCGCTGTTCCTGGAAAGCCCGCTCTACGGGCATGGGATAGCGAGTTTTGAAGTGCTCGGCCCCGGCTACCGCGAGGCGCATTCGATGTTTTTCACGATGCTTGCGGAGCAGGGATTGATCGGTACGCTGTATTTGTACGCGGTGCTGCTGGCACTAGGGCGTCAGTTGTTACAAATGGCGCGCGTTGGCACTGAATACTGGCCATTCCTCATGGCGTTTGGTGCCTATTTGCTGTTTAATCACGCCGTCGGGACGGTTTTTGTCATTATTCCTTCGAAAAGCCTGACGGTCAACTGCATTGCGCCGCTGCTGCTGATCTGCCTGTATTACTATTCGAAAAGCCTTTGCCAAAAGCTTGGGTCAGATGGCTAGCATCCTCATCATCGGCAGAATCCCGCCGCCCGTCGGGGGTGTGGCGGTGCATGTGAAAAGGCTGACCGACAGCCTGCGGCGGCAAGGTTTCCCGTTTGAATTTTACGACTACGGGAAAGAACCGCTTTTTAGCCTATTGCTGAAAATCCTGCGGCATCCGGTCATTCATATTCATTTCTCAAATCCTCGCGCACAGCTGATTTTTGCAGTTTTCTGCAAGCTCACATTCAAGAAACTGATCATCACCTATCACGGCTGCTGGGGAAGATACGGTTGGTTGGGAAACTATGCCGTGAGGTTTTCAGCGCGGCTCGCGCACCTACCCATTGTGCAGGAGCACACCAGCCTGAAACAGGCACTGCGCCAGAACCCGCGTGCGTGCGAGATATCGACTTACATCTACGATGTGCATGTAGAACCGCTTCCGGCCGAATTGCAGAACGAGGTATGGCTCCTCCGAACGCATTATAAAGCCATATTTTGCACCAATGCCTGGAATGTCACTTTCGATAAGTACGGGCGGGAGATTTACGGGATTTCGGAGCTTATCGCCCGGTTTGAGGGCCAGCCCGAATTTCTGCTGCTCATTTCCGATCCTTCGGGAAACTACCGTTCATACATTGAAACAAGCTACCCGCACATTCCTGGCAATGTGTTTTTCATTACCGGCCTGCATGATTTCAGAAGCGTACTGCTGCATTCCGATGCATTCATCCGAAACACCACGACCGACGGCGTATCGCTTTCCGTGCATGAAGCGCGGGAGCTCGGCATTGCGGTTCTAGCCTCGGCAGCTGTGGCACGACCGCCGTTTTGCTACGTTTTTGAAGATTTTTCGAAAACAGATTTGGAGAAAAGCCTGGAAGAAGCCCGGCGGCTCATTACCCTTCCCGGCGAGATGAACAATACCGTAGCTGAGCTCACAGCGCTGTATCGGTCCGTTCTGAATGTGCGCTAATTTTCTGATAATCAGTATAAAAAACAAAGGCATAGAAAAATTTCCATGCCCTGTTTCACACTATACACACACTATATTTTTAATATCTATATATCGCTCAGATAAAAGTTCGAGTTGGATTTCAGTACCGCAAAATAACAAACTAAAGTGATCAGAAAAAAACTTTAGATTGTGAATTTCTAAATTCTAATGAGAAAATAATGGACATTTTCCGAAAAAAATCAGAGCCAATTTCGGCGGCACTCAAAAATATCGAAAATTGGCGTAATAATTGCTGAAACTCCGCCACCTGATTATTTTCGTGTCACAAACACTCGCAACTCATTCATGGAATCACTTTTCACCACCGGCGCACCAGCCAGTATGCTGATAATAACCGTGTTGCAAGTGATCCTTAATCCAGACAACGTAATTTCTACCATAATTGTTTCGAAGGTGTTCCCGCTTCATCCGAGCGGCTTGATGCACGCTCCGGGCAAAATCGGCGATTTTGTAAATTATCGCCCTTCGATCCAAATTTTAACGCTCTCATTTTTGTTGATAATTGGTACCCTGCCAGTGGCAGAAGCTTTCCAAAACTATGCGCATTAATCCCGAAACCGTCGAAAGAATCAAGCACGCCGCAGATATTGTGGAGGTCGTAGGGGATTTTGTGTCATTGAAGAAGAAAGGTGCTAACTATTCGGCCTGCTGCCCTTTTCACAATGAAAAAACGCCGTCGTTCAACGTCAACCCCGTAAGGCAGATCTACAAGTGCTTTGGCTGCGGCGCGGCGGGCGATTCCATCAAGTTTGTGATGGACATCGATGGCATCGGCTACGGCGAGGCGCTGCGGTATCTGGCCGGCAAGTATAATATTGAAGTCGAGGAGGAAGAGCTTACCGACGAGGAAACACTCCGGCAGAATGCGCGGGAAAGCTTGTACATCATCCTCAATTTTGCCAAAAATTACTACCAACACCAGCTTCACCATAGCGATGAAGGCCAGGCGATCGGTCTGAGCTATTTCCGTGAGCGTGGTTTTACGAGTGAAATCAGGAAAAAATTCGAGCTCGGTTACAGTCTCGACAACTGGGATTCCTTTTCAAAAGAAGCATTGGAAAAGGGCTATTCCGCTGAAATCCTCGAAAGGGCGGGATTGCTCATTCACAAGGAAGGCAGCCACACGGCCGGCTACGACCGTTTCCGCGGGCGGGTTATTTTCCCGATCCATAATATAGCCGGGAAAACGATCGCATTCGGCGCCCGGATTTTAAAAACCGACAAGAACCAGCCCAAATACCTCAACTCTCCCGAAACGGAGGTTTACCATAAAAGTGAGGTCCTTTACGGCATTTACCAAGCCAAAAACGCGATCCGCCAACTTGAACATTGCTACCTCGTCGAAGGCTATACCGATGTGATTTCACTGCACCAGGCGGGCATTGAAAACGTGGTCGCGTCTTCGGGAACGTCGCTGACGGTCGAGCAGATCAGGCTTATCGGCCGGTTTACGCCCAATATCACGATTCTTTATGACGGTGATATGGCGGGGATCAAGGCGGCGCTGCGCGGTCTGGATCTGGTGCTGGAAGAAGGTTTGAATGTAAATGTCGTCCTTTTCCCTGATAACGAAGACCCCGACAGCTATGTCCGCAGAGTGGGTGCGGAGGCTTTTAAGGCACACCTCAAAAGTGCGTCGAAGGACTTTATCACTTTCAAAACGGAAATCCTGTTGCAGGATGCCGGCAACGACCCATTCAAGCTGGCGGCTGTGATTCAGGAGGTTGTGAACAGCATTGTAAAGATTCCCGATGCTATCAAACGGCAGGTGTTTTTCCACCGGACGTCGGAAATGATGCGGGTGGATGAGCAGATGCTGATCACGGAGGGCAATAAACTACTCCGAAAACAGCATTCGGCCAAACCGGCGGAGAGGCCGCGGCAGTCAAATGCGGGGGGCCAGGGTTCTGCCGGGACAAGAGGGCCCGAATTTGATGGGCCGCCGGATCTGGATGCATTGTTCAGCGACGGTTTCGGACCATTCGGCGGTGAGCCGGATGATAACCCATTCGTGCCGACCGAACACGCGCCGGAAGCGTTCCAGCGTACCAAGCTGCATTACCAGGAAGAAGCCTTTGTGCGCCTGCTCGTGGTGCACGGCGCGCGTGAGCTGGAGCCAACCATTACCGTTTGCCAGTATGTATTGGGCCAAATTGAAGGAATTGAGCTGAAAGATCCCGTTTACAGCCATTTACTGAACTTGTTCCGCGAGAATTTTGGCAAAAACAATGTCCTCACAACCGACTATTTCCTGCAACATCACGAAGCGGAAATCAGGAACCTGACGATCGAATGGCTGACGCAGAAGCACGAATTGAGCGAGTTATGGAAGGAGAAATACGAGATTTATGTACCTTTTGAAACCGATGTACTCGACAGGACCGCCTTCAACAACATTTTGAGGCTCAAAAAGGCATTTGTAGAAGAAAAAATGAAGACCTGCATCCAAAACATGGCCCAGGCCAAAACCGGCGAAGAGCAGGATGCCATCATGAATGAATACCAATTCTATAAAGGAATCAGCATGGCCGCCGCCAAGGAATTGGGAAGCGTAATCGGATAACCAACCTAAACATCGCTGTTATGAAAAACGCATTGGCCATTCTGTGTGCCGCTTTGTTGCTTACCGCGTGTAATCCTTCTTATAAACTCCTCAAAGTGGAGAAGGAAGATTCTTTCAAGCTCTCCGACTACCCCACCTACGGCTTTTTCGACATCGAAGCGCAGGGCGACACCGTTTCAGGAAATTTTGAAAAGAATGTGGGCATTATCAAGGAAGCCATCGCCAAAAACCTGCAAGCCAGAGGATTGGACGAAGCCCGCGACCCGAGCCTGAAAATCAATATTGCATTGAATGTAAAGGAGCAGCTGCAAACCCGGCAGACTGATTTCCGTACCGACGGCCTGCCGCGCTACATGGGCCAGCGGCGCTATTCATGGAAAAGCGAGGAGATCGTAACCGGCAAATACCGCGAAGGCACCATCGTGATCGACCTCGTGGATGCGGCGAATAACCGGATGGTGTGGCAGGGCGGCGCCGGCGGCATTATCCCGGAGAAAACGAAGAATTTTACCGAAGATATCAATCAGGCAATCAGCGAAGTAGTTGCCAAAATCCCCTGACAGGCCAGCAAAAAGGGTCGCTTCCCGGTGAGAAACAACCCTTTTATAATGTCGTGAATATCGGAGTTACTAAGCATTGTTGTTAACTACGCCGCGCGCTTTTTCAGTCACGTTATCGGCTACGCCATTTGCTTTTTCTTTTGCGGTATTTACATTTTTGAGGAACCCATCTTTGAGTTTGTCGGCTAGGTGCGACAGCTCTTCAAGGCTTTTTTCATACGTATCCTTTGCATTTCCGCCAAGGTCATTTGCCTTATTTTTGATCAATTTCCGGGTTTCTTTACCGTTTTTGGGAGCTACCAAAAGGCCAATCGCGATGCCTGTCAACAGTGCCCCGATCGAGCCAATCAAAAATTTTTGGTTCTTGTTCATACGAATTCCCTATTTTGTGTTGATAATACATTACACCTGAAAATAACAAAATACTGTGCCACTTCGCAAGCCAGCGCGCCGATTTTCTATGAACGGCTTCTTCATCGTCTCTCTTTTGACGGCACTTATGATGACAATGGGCGAAAGCTACGCGCAATGGAAAGTCATCGACATTAAAACGAAGATCCATATGCGTGCGGTACATGCCGTATCGCCTACAATCTGCTGGATCGGCGGTACGCAAGGCACTGTTTTGAGGACGACGGACGGCGGCCATACCTGGACCACCTTTAAAGTCGCCGGCGCCGACTCGCTCGACTTCCGCGACATTCACGCCTTCGATAAGGATGTGGCGATCGCCATGAGTGCCGGGGAATCGGAGAAGGACAAAGCTAAAATTTACAAGACCGACGACGGCGGCCAGAGCTGGAAGCTTGTGTACCAAACTACACAAAATGGGGTTTTTCTGGATGGAATCGACTTTTGGGATAAAAATAAAGGCATTTGCCTCGGCGATCCAACACAGGGACGACTCTTCATTTTGACAACCGAGGACGGCGGAAATTCCTGGCAGGAACTCCCGCTCGACAAGCGCCCGGCCGCCGAACCCGGCGAGGCCTGCTTCGCTGCGAGCGGCACGTCTATTCTTGTAAACGGCAAGGGCAATGCATTCATCGGAACCGGCGGAAGCAAAATGGCCCGCGTTTTCCGCACGGAAGATTACGGCCAAAGCTGGCAGGTGTCCGCTACCCCATTACCCGCCGGGCCTACTGCCGGTATTTTCGGGTTAAGGTTTTGGTCCAAAAAGAATGGCATTGCTGTGGGCGGTGACTATAAAAAAACTACCGATTCGACCCAAAACGTACTTGTGACGAACGACGGAGGCATTACCTGGACTTTATCCGGCATGACCAAACCCGCCGGTTTGAAAGAATCCGTAGCCGTTTACCACAAAACCAACGCCACCTGGAACGGCGACACGCAGATCCGCTCCGACAACTATGCATTGGTTGCGTCGGGCCCGTCCGGCAGCAGCGTTTCCCTGGATCGTGGGAAAAGCTGGATCCTGCTCGGCACGGAAGGTTTCCACTCGCTCAGTTTCGCCGGAAATGTGGGCTACGGCGTCGGAGCGAATGGTTTAATCGGGAAAATCGAAAAGATTTCTTCCAAAAAGAAAAAGAAGAAGCTGGTGCTTGTGGACCAATAAAGTCATAGTTTTCATTCGTGTCCATTCGTGTCTTCGTGGCATTCTAAATCCGGTCAATGAGCTCATTCACTTTACGAACTTCGCGGCCAGCCAGATGATCAGCGATAGCAGCCGCGTGCTCACGGCCATTTTCAATAAACACCTTTTCGGTAAACACACCAGCCAGTACAGTCCCGCACAAATACAGCCCCGGCACATTGGTTTCGAAGGTTTCTGAATCATATTCCGGCACTTTGGTCAGCGGATCGAGCGTGACGCCGCAGCGAGCAAGCAAATGCTCGTCGGGCAGGTAACCTACCAATAGAAAAACGAAATCGGCCGGTAACCATTCCTGATCGCCCGTTTCCACATTTTCAATGAGCATGCGCCCGGGTTCGATCGCCCGCGTCACGGAGTTGAAGCGCGTGTGGATTTTGCCCTCTCTCACCCGGTTTTTTACGTCGGGCACGAGCCAGTATTTCACTTTGGTACGGAAATCGGCCTCTTTGTGCACGATCGTCACCTTGGCATCATGGCGATAGAGCTCCAAGGCCGCTTCTACCGACGAGTTGGAACCGCCTACCAGCACCACATTGGTGTAGGAGTATTTAAATGGCTCATCATAATAATGTGAAACATGCGGCAGGTTCTCGCCCGGTACATTCAGCATGCGCGGCACGTCGAAATAGCCCGTTGCCAGGATCACATTCTTGGACTGAAAAACCTGACCGTCATTGGAATAAGTCAGAAAAGTACCGTCGGCCTGCTTTTCGGAACGGTCGACGTCCACGAAGAGTTTAAAGTTCAAATGGTAGTAACCGGCTACCTTGCGGTAATATTGCAGGGCTTCGTTGCGGTTGGCCTTCACGTCGGAAATCGCGAACGGAATGCCGCCTATTTCGATATTTTCAGCGGTAGAGAAGAATTTCATGCGCCGCGGGTACCGGCGGATGGATTCGGTGAGGTTGCCTTTTTCGAGGATCAGGTAGTCGAGCCCGCTTTTGGCCAGCTCCACCCCCATTGCGAGGCCGCACGGGCCGCCGCCGATTATGATTGCGTCGTAAATGTGCATTGTATGGGCTGACGACCCTTTTGCTTGCGGCCGCCACTAGTCTTTTAACCCTCTAATTTAGCTATTGGTTTCTGAACTTTGTAAATTAGCTAACTGTTCAGAAAGTCTGATAATACCACTTTTTAGCTTGGAAAACGCGGCCGGCGATTTTACGAAGAAACTGAATGAATGGGGCAAAGCGAAAACCCCGTTCTTTTTTTTGGTGGACTACCTATTCCAAAACCCGCAGGCCTGGAAGCTCGAAGACGTCGACCCGAATGAGATTCTTTTTAGCTTGAACGGGTTTACCAATGATCATTCGGCATTCCGCAGCGAGCTGCCGGAGCACATCCAGTTCGATAGGCGCCCGCTTCCCTTCGAAGCGTACGAGCCAAAATTCAAATGCGTGCTCAACCATCTGAATGCAGGCAACTCATTTTTGGTAAATCTATCGATCCCTACGCCGGTTGAAACCAACCTTTCGTTAAAACAGATTTTCCAGCACAGCGAGGCGCCTTACCGGCTGCTTTTCCAGGACCGGTTTGTCTGCTTTTCTCCCGAAATATTCGTCCGCATCCGGGGCAACCGCATTGCCTCATTTCCGATGAAAGGCACCATTGACGCTTCCGTCCCAAATGCGGAGCAGGTAATTCTCTCGGATCACAAAGAGGCCGCCGAGCACGCCACGATCGTGGATCTGATCCGGAATGATTTGAGCATGGTCGCTGAAAAGGTGTGGGTGGAGCGCTACCGCTATATCGATCGCATTCAGACTTTTGATAAAACCCTTTTACAGGTCAGTTCGGAGATAGCAGGGACATTACCGGCCACTTTCGATGGCCACTACGGCGATTTGCTGCAAAAACTGTTGCCCGCCGGTTCTATTACCGGTGCGCCGAAACCGCGCACGCTGGAAATCATTGAAGAAGCCGAGCAATACCAGCGCGGCTATTACACCGGTGTAATGGGCTATTTTGATGGGCATAACTTCGAAAGTGCGGTGATGATCCGCTTCATCGAACAGGAAAAGGATGGTTTGGTTTTCAAAAGCGGCGGCGGCATTACCGCATTAAGCAATGCCGAAAGCGAATATCAGGAAGTGATCAATAAAGTATATCTCCCATTTAGCCACGCCCCGCATGCTGTGCCTTGAAACGATCTGCATCGAAAACCGCGAACTCAAAAACCTGTCCTACCACGAAGCCCGGCTGAACAAAACGCGGCGGGAATTGTGGGGTTACGAGGATGAATGGGATTTGAATGCATTGCTGAAAGTACCCGATCATGTGACCGAAAGCATGCACAAATGTCGCGTGGTGTACAGCAAAGGTATCGATAAGATTCAGTGGGAGCCCTATTCGCCGAGGGCGATCCGCAAAATAAGGCGGGTTTATGACGATGAAATTGACTACCGATACAAATACGACAACCGCGACGCGCTGAACACGCTCTTCGCGCAGCGCGGGGATGCAGACGAAATCCTGATCATTAAAAACGGGCTGGTAACGGACTCCAATTATTGCAACGTCGCGTTCTTCGACGGCACGCGCTGGCTTACACCCGCGAGCCCGCTCCTGCCCGGCACGCGAAGGGCGCATTTGCTGGATGAAGGCATTATCCAAACTGCCGAAATCCGTGAAAGCGACATTGCGAAATTCAGCCGGATACGGCTTTTCAATGCCATGGTGGACTGGGCGCATGCCGCTACGCTCGATGTGTCGTTGATTGCTTGACCACAAATTGCGAACTTGCGCCCGAATTAACGATTTGAATCCATGACCTCCTTATTCGAGGAAGAAATCACCCTTTTTGCCGATTTGATCCTTCCGGTACCGATCCCGAACCTGTTTACCTACCGGGTGCCGCGGGAAATGGCGTCGCTGATCAAGGTGGGGGCGCGGGTGATCGTGCAATTTGGGCAAAAGAGGGTCATAACAGCCGTGGTAGCGCAGCTGCATTCCAACCCGCCGGTGAAATACCAGGCAAAATACATTCTGGAATTGCTCGACGAGCAGCCGATTGTGACCCAGCAGCAGCTCGAACTCTTTGCCTGGGTGGCCGAATATTACCTCTGCAATATCGGCGAAGTGATGAATGTGGCGCTGCCTGCCGGTTTGAAAATCACCAGCCAGTCGCGCATTCAGTTAAATCCCGAGTTTGAACACGAAGATTTGCTGACCGACCAGGAACAGCTGGTTGTGGAAGAGATTAAAAAGCATCAGACGCTTTCGTATGAGGAAGTCGAAAGGCTTTTGCAAAAATCGAATATCACTTCGATCATCAAATCGCTCGTCGGGAAGCGGGCGGTTATTTTATATGAGGAGGTAAAAGAGCGCTACAAGCCGAAAGTGGCGAAAAAGATCAGGCTGACGGCCGCTTATACGACCAACGAAGCGCTGTCGAAGCTCGCCGCGGACCTCGACAAGACGCCCAAGCAGCAGGAAATCCTGTTGAAATACCTCAGTTTTATCCCGGTTTACAACAATCCTGAGTTGAATTATAAGGGCCTGGACAAAAGCATTTTCAGTCAGGACGATACCATTTCGGATGCTTCTTTGAATACTCTCATCAAAAAGGGCATTTTTGAGCAGTTCGAAGTTTTCGTCTCCCGCTTTGACGACATTCCGGCCGGCAACATGGGCACCATTACGCTCACGGACACCCAGCAAGAAGCCTTCCGCCAGATCCACGAGCTATTTGCGGAAAAAGAAGTGGTGCTGCTGCATGGCATTACCGGCTCAGGCAAAACCGAAGTGTATATCGAACTGATCAAACAAGCGCTCGAAAGCGGCTCTCAAGTCTTGTTTCTACTTCCTGAAATCGCATTGACCACGCAGATCGTTGTGCGGCTTCGGAAGGTTTTCGGCGATGTGATGGGCATTTACCATTCCAAATTCTCAGATAATGAGCGCGTGGAAGTGTGGAAGGGCATTCTGGACGGCAAGTTCCAGTTTGTGGTCGGTGTGCGCTCGGCGATATTCCTGCCGTTTGATAATCTTGGATTAGTTATCGTCGACGAGGAACACGAAACATCCTATAAACAACACGACCCGGCGCCGCGCTACAATGCACGCGATGTAGCGGTGATCATGTCGTACATGCACAAAGGCAAAACGCTGCTCGGTTCAGCGACGCCTTCGCTGGAAAGCTATTTTCATGCCCAAAGCGGCCGGTATGGATTTGTGCAAATGAAGCAGCGCTACGGAAATGCGGCATTACCGCGTTTTGAGCTGATCGACACCAAGAAGGAAAAGCGCCAGAAGCAGATGAAGAACGAGTTTTCTTCCGTTCTGCTAAGCCATTTGGAATACAACCTTAAAAACAAAGAGCAAACCATTCTCTTCCAGAACCGCCGCGGCTACTCCCCTTACCTGCAATGCGAGGAATGCAACTGGATTTCGGAATGCGCGAATTGCGACGTAAGCCTCACATACCACATGAAGGCGCGGGAGCTCCGCTGCCACTATTGCGGACATAAGGAGGAAGTGCCGCGCACCTGCCCGCATTGCGGCTCGCCGAAAGTAAAAACGATGGGTTACGGCACGGAGAAGATCGAGGAGGAAATTAATGTAATGTACCCCGAGGCGCGCGTGCAGCGCATGGACCTCGACACGACGCGCGCTAAAAATGCCTATCAGCAAATCATTTCCGATTTCGAGGAAGGCGGGATTGACATTTTGGTGGGGACGCAAATGGTGAGCAAAGGCCTCGACTTCGACAATGTGAGCGTCGTAGGCATTTTCGATGCCGACCGCATTATCCATTTCCCCGAATTCCGCGCTTCGGAACGGGCGTTCCAAATGCTGACGCAGGTGAGCGGGCGCGCAGGCAGGCGGGCCGACAAGCCGGGGAAAGTGCTCATCCAAACGGCCAACCCCTCGCAGCCGCTGCTCGAAAAGATCATTAATAACGATTACGAGGGAATGTACGAGGCCGAAATCGCCGAGCGCGAGAAATTCAGCTACCCGCCATTTACCCGGCTGATCAAGGTTACGGTGAAGCATATCGACGAAGGAACCGCCCTCCGCGCAGCCAAAGTACTGGCCGAAAAACTGACGTCGCATTTGGGCGCCAGCAGGGTTCTGGGGCCGCAGCCGCCGCTGGTCGAAAGAGTAAGAAATCAGTTTTTGTTCGATATTCTCATCAAACTTGAACGAGAAAAGATTAATTTTAAGGCGGCAAAGTCATTTATACAGGAAAAAGTAATTGACACTCTGACTGACAAGACGCTAAAAAGCATCCAGGTCGTGATTGACGTGGATTGTTTATAAAACATCATTTTTACTGCACATTAACTTTATGTCTTCCAAAAAAACCAGAATTGTTGCAACCGTAGGCCCTGCCTCGGAATCGAAAGAAACGTTATATGCATTGGCCAAAGCAGGAGTGAACGTGTTCCGTCTCAACTTCTCCCACGGCACCCACGCCGACCACCTGCAAAGACTCACCAATATCCGCGAGATCAACGAAGAGCATGGCCTTAACCTCGCCATTCTGCAAGATTTACAAGGGCCGAAAATCCGTATCGGTCTGGTAGCTGAGAAGGACGGCGTTCTGATCGAGGCAGGCAAAAAACTGATCCTTTCCAACACCGAGGTGCTGGGTACTGCCGAGAAAGTGAGCACACCTTACGACGGGATGTACAATGATGTGAAGATCGGTGACCGCGTGTTGATGGATGATGGTAAACTGGAAGTGCTGGTAACCGGCATCGAAGGATCGGATGTGATCACGGAGGTGATTTATGGCGGTTATCTGAAATCTAAAAAAGGTGTTAACCTGCCAAATACAAAGGTTTCGATGCCTTCGGTAACGCCGAAAGACTGGGAAGACCTGGACTTTGGTCTGGAAAACAATGTAGAATGGATCGCATTGTCGTTCGTTCGCACGGCGGAGGAAATCCTGAAAGTAAAAGAATATATTGCCAACAAAGGCAAATTTGCCCGCGTGGTAGCGAAAATCGAGAAGCCTGAGGCGATCCTGAATATCGACGAGATCATCGAAGCAACAGACGCGATTATGGTTGCGCGCGGTGACCTCGGGGTGGAATTGCCTGCGGAAGAGGTTCCGATGATCCAGAAAATGATTGTGGAGAAATGTAACCGTGCCGGCAAGCCTGTAATCGTGGCTACGCAAATGCTGGAATCGATGATCGAGAGCCCGCGCGCCACCCGCGCCGAGCTGAACGACGTAGCGAACTCGGTACTTGACGGCGCTGACGCTGTAATGCTTTCGGCTGAAACAGCTTCCGGTAAATATCCGATCCTGGCCGTTGAAAGCATGAGCCGCACCATTGAAAAAGTGGAAGCGTCTAGCAAAAGCATTTATTTCAAACACCACGCGGCAGTAAACGACACGCCTGGTGCCTACAAACTGAACGACAATGTGGTAATGAGCGCATGCCGTCTGGCGCGCGATACCCAAGCTGCGGCGATCATCGGCATCACGCGCTCGGGCTACACATCATTCCGCCTGTCGCACCACCGCCCGAAAGCCAACTTGCTGATTTTCACATCCAACAGAATGCTGATGAACCAGCTGGCGCTTTATTGGGGCACCAAGGTATTCTACTACGACCGCGACCAGGGTGTTTCTACCGACGATCTGATCGAAGACATCAAAACTTTCCTCGTTGAAAAAGGCGAGCTGCAAAAAGGTGATGTGTTCATCAATACACTGAGCATGCCGGTTTCAAGACAGCGCAAGACGAATACGGTGAAATTGAGCGTGGTGGAGTAACATCACGGATGTTCATACTACAAGGGCGACGGGATTTGATTCCGTCGCTTTTTTTATGTTATGCCGCCTGCTCATCGAGCGATTGACTTTGCACATTCTACTGAAAATCAGTTATAGATTTTTGTATATTTGATAATGGGCTAAACGATTCAAATCATGATCGCTTCACCAAGACCTGGCTTCGACATTCCTGAAAACGCATTGGAGAAAAGCATTCCGACATCGCTAATCCGCGAGATTATTGATGGGAAGCCTTACTACTACAAAGGCTACCAGGAAGTGCTCGCAGGCAATGTCAATGAAGAAGGTGTCATGGGTTGCAGTATTTTACAATCATTCATCGTCGCTTATCTGGTACGTGTTCTTCTTCGTTCGATCGACGAAGACAGATA includes:
- a CDS encoding O-antigen ligase family protein, which encodes MAGLVLEMLVKAWLAMGIAWVLTTLFDPVTALGVGQGQIVAVFGFYLYCLIVLALPSAHKPFHVLSIPFLTQFLHLFQKYDFSAGANSLWRLFPFIVMDLYLLCMLARFKTGLSRPEQSLLASWVIVQFLFIIISPNLERVIMGAFVLFLVTLPAGFLYFSIFSRTLGFTGRLELYCCLLFVILALGTFGLVFFGARYKGAENLLVTRNISDTNVTMAYFILVWPFAVRYASRMKLPLLATSLLVMLFAGVVVLSFSRGAVLIVGPYVAGTLFIMGRFRHLLWFTTSGIALYLGSDHLTRLLDVDLAYSWQLRFADFPVTKPGMDGLHAISGRAEIRKLAYSLFLESPLYGHGIASFEVLGPGYREAHSMFFTMLAEQGLIGTLYLYAVLLALGRQLLQMARVGTEYWPFLMAFGAYLLFNHAVGTVFVIIPSKSLTVNCIAPLLLICLYYYSKSLCQKLGSDG
- the dnaG gene encoding DNA primase, giving the protein MRINPETVERIKHAADIVEVVGDFVSLKKKGANYSACCPFHNEKTPSFNVNPVRQIYKCFGCGAAGDSIKFVMDIDGIGYGEALRYLAGKYNIEVEEEELTDEETLRQNARESLYIILNFAKNYYQHQLHHSDEGQAIGLSYFRERGFTSEIRKKFELGYSLDNWDSFSKEALEKGYSAEILERAGLLIHKEGSHTAGYDRFRGRVIFPIHNIAGKTIAFGARILKTDKNQPKYLNSPETEVYHKSEVLYGIYQAKNAIRQLEHCYLVEGYTDVISLHQAGIENVVASSGTSLTVEQIRLIGRFTPNITILYDGDMAGIKAALRGLDLVLEEGLNVNVVLFPDNEDPDSYVRRVGAEAFKAHLKSASKDFITFKTEILLQDAGNDPFKLAAVIQEVVNSIVKIPDAIKRQVFFHRTSEMMRVDEQMLITEGNKLLRKQHSAKPAERPRQSNAGGQGSAGTRGPEFDGPPDLDALFSDGFGPFGGEPDDNPFVPTEHAPEAFQRTKLHYQEEAFVRLLVVHGARELEPTITVCQYVLGQIEGIELKDPVYSHLLNLFRENFGKNNVLTTDYFLQHHEAEIRNLTIEWLTQKHELSELWKEKYEIYVPFETDVLDRTAFNNILRLKKAFVEEKMKTCIQNMAQAKTGEEQDAIMNEYQFYKGISMAAAKELGSVIG
- a CDS encoding DUF4136 domain-containing protein, with amino-acid sequence MKNALAILCAALLLTACNPSYKLLKVEKEDSFKLSDYPTYGFFDIEAQGDTVSGNFEKNVGIIKEAIAKNLQARGLDEARDPSLKINIALNVKEQLQTRQTDFRTDGLPRYMGQRRYSWKSEEIVTGKYREGTIVIDLVDAANNRMVWQGGAGGIIPEKTKNFTEDINQAISEVVAKIP
- a CDS encoding YtxH domain-containing protein, encoding MNKNQKFLIGSIGALLTGIAIGLLVAPKNGKETRKLIKNKANDLGGNAKDTYEKSLEELSHLADKLKDGFLKNVNTAKEKANGVADNVTEKARGVVNNNA
- a CDS encoding WD40/YVTN/BNR-like repeat-containing protein; translated protein: MNGFFIVSLLTALMMTMGESYAQWKVIDIKTKIHMRAVHAVSPTICWIGGTQGTVLRTTDGGHTWTTFKVAGADSLDFRDIHAFDKDVAIAMSAGESEKDKAKIYKTDDGGQSWKLVYQTTQNGVFLDGIDFWDKNKGICLGDPTQGRLFILTTEDGGNSWQELPLDKRPAAEPGEACFAASGTSILVNGKGNAFIGTGGSKMARVFRTEDYGQSWQVSATPLPAGPTAGIFGLRFWSKKNGIAVGGDYKKTTDSTQNVLVTNDGGITWTLSGMTKPAGLKESVAVYHKTNATWNGDTQIRSDNYALVASGPSGSSVSLDRGKSWILLGTEGFHSLSFAGNVGYGVGANGLIGKIEKISSKKKKKKLVLVDQ